The DNA sequence GGTAAGCACTGCTAGGAGGCTGCGCAATTCCGCATCAGTAAACCGGTTCTGCTCCTTAATCCACGCATAAAAAGTTGGATAGATAAGATCATCCCGCAATTCGGGTAGAGGATCTCCGATGTATTGCAGCATCAGCCTCACAAAATCCTGCTGGTGTTCCCCTTCACGAAGCTGATAATCCTCGCTCTCAATCCTTTGCAAGTCGAGCATGAATGTTGTTCGCGTATCGTTCACTTTCCCCATGTCCCCTTTATCATCGTCCAATATTTCCCCCAATCATAAAGCAAAATGACTGACACCTGTATGTCAGCCATTGTAGGGAAGCAATAATTCTTTTACATATTCCATGAACTCTTCTCGTAAATAACGGGGCTCTATTATCTCGCATTCTTTGCCAAAACTTAAAATAAATTTGAGCAAGCCTTCCTCGTACGGGAACTGATCCACAACGATAAATTGGTTATCTTCTGTTTGATGGATATTTTCTTTTTGAAAATGCTCGGGTAGCTGTTCTCCCATTCTGCTGGAAAACTTTAAAGTGACCGTTATGCCTCGCTCCTGATAGCTTTCCTCAATGATCTTCTGAATTTCCTCTGTGGAAGTGTCTCTTTTGTCGAAGATGTTGCCCATCCGCAAATTCTTGATCCGTACCAGCTTGAATCTTCTGTAGTCATTTCTTTTCCTGCAAAAAGCAATCAAGTACCATTGACCATCAGTAAAAGCGATCTGAACCGGTTCTACTGTTCTCTCGAAATATTCCATGCTTCTATTGATGTAATCGAATACCAACAGCTTATTTTCTTCGATGGCTTTGTCAGTCAGAAACAGGTATTCTTTCAATTCACGTTCCATACTGAAATGAGACATATTGATGCTCAACTTATCCGCATTTTTGTCCCGTTTATACGTATTCTCTA is a window from the Brevibacillus choshinensis genome containing:
- a CDS encoding helix-turn-helix transcriptional regulator — encoded protein: MRVDRLLSMLLIIAKKSTVTGKELADHFEVSLRTIYRDIDKLGEAGIPIASIGGKGGGYYLMENYHVDNLFLNKKEAHTVMDVMNNLSLLFGKDKEFHDLVLKIENTYKRDKNADKLSINMSHFSMERELKEYLFLTDKAIEENKLLVFDYINRSMEYFERTVEPVQIAFTDGQWYLIAFCRKRNDYRRFKLVRIKNLRMGNIFDKRDTSTEEIQKIIEESYQERGITVTLKFSSRMGEQLPEHFQKENIHQTEDNQFIVVDQFPYEEGLLKFILSFGKECEIIEPRYLREEFMEYVKELLLPYNG